The proteins below come from a single Anguilla rostrata isolate EN2019 chromosome 3, ASM1855537v3, whole genome shotgun sequence genomic window:
- the slitrk4 gene encoding SLIT and NTRK-like protein 4, with protein MLLLVLLAFSVSSSYANSDSDLSAETCSACSCMSIENVLYVNCEKITVYRPTQLKPPSSSLYHLNFQNNLLIILYPNSFLNFTHAVSLQLGNNKLQNIEGGAFYGLSALKQLHLNNNELKVLRADTFIGIENLEYLQADYNLIKFIERGAFNKLHKLKVLILNDNLVQSLPDNIFRFASLTHLDIRGNRIQKLPYIGVLEHIGRIVELQLDDNPWNCTCDLLPLKAWLENMPYNIFIGEAICETPSDLYGRLLKETNKQELCPMGTGSDFDVRMPPSQPENGQTTSNVSPTTTLRLITKAPKTTNPSKISGIVAGKAFPGKNLSQIVSYQTRVPPLSPCPLPCTCKAHPSDFGISVSCQERNIENLADVVPRPANAKKLHLSGNYIRDISPSDFQGFEGLDLLHLGSNQIVTVQKGVFANLTNLRRLYLNGNQLERLYPEMFLGLSNLQYLYLEYNAIKEVLAGTFDSMPNLQLLYLNNNVLRSLPAYIFAGVSLARLNLKNNHFMSLPVSGVLDQLRSLTQIDLEGNPWECTCDLVALKLWLEKLNDGIAAKEVQCASPVQFSNIELRLLKNEILCPKLVARPPFVKTSPPSAVTSMSPAGVGKAPPGGPVPLSIMILSILVVLILTVFVAFCLLVFVLRRNKKPTGRHEGLGSQECGSMQLHLRKHDHKGGKKDDLGGETFIPQTIEHMSKSHTCGMRDSESGMKFADSQRGKIILRNSADKDKDSLHTLDPRKRLSTIDEMDEFLPGRESNMFIQNYLDNKKDFNSIGVSGFEIRYPEKPPDKKMKKSLIGGNHSKIVVEQRKSEYFELKAKLQGTPDYLQVLEEQTALSKM; from the coding sequence ATGCTGCTGCTTGTTCTGTTGGCTTTTTCCGTGTCCAGTTCGTATGCTAACTCGGATTCTGACCTCTCTGCCGAGACCTGCAGCGCTTGCTCTTGCATGTCCATCGAGAACGTCCTCTATGTGAACTGTGAAAAAATTACGGTGTACAGACCTACCCAGCTCAAACCCCCGTCCTCCAGTCTCTACCATCTAAATTTTCAGAACAATCTATTGATTATTTTATATCCCAATTCTTTTCTCAATTTCACACACGCTGTGTCTCTCCAGCTGGGGAACAACAAACTGCAGAACATTGAGGGAGGGGCCTTCTATGGACTGAGTGCTCTGAAACAGTTGCACTTAAACAACAATGAATTAAAAGTGCTTCGTGCAGACACTTTCATAGGAATTGAGAACTTGGAATACCTCCAGGCTGACTACAATTTAATCAAGTTTATTGAACGAGGAGCCTTCAACAAATTGCATAAGTTAAAAGTCCTTATACTGAATGACAATCTCGTTCAAAGCCTTCCTGATAACATTTTTCGCTTTGCTTCCCTGACACATTTGGATATAAGAGGCAACAGGATTCAGAAGCTGCCGTACATTGGAGTGTTGGAGCACATCGGGAGAATAGTGGAATTGCAGTTGGACGACAACCCCTGGAATTGTACCTGTGATTTGTTGCCCTTAAAGGCCTGGTTGGAAAACATGCcctataatatttttattggtgAGGCGATTTGTGAAACCCCCAGTGATCTGTATGGGAGGCTGCTGaaagagacaaacaaacaagagcTGTGTCCCATGGGCACAGGCAGCGACTTTGATGTCCGGATGCCACCTTCCCAGCCGGAGAACGGACAAACAACGTCGAACGTCTCGCCCACGACAACACTGCGGCTCATCACCAAAGCCCCCAAAACGACCAACCCCTCAAAGATATCAGGGATCGTTGCCGGAAAAGCTTTCCCTGGCAAAAATCTCAGCCAAATTGTGTCCTATCAGACGAGAGTCCCGCCCCTTTCCCCCTGCCCTCTCCCTTGCACCTGTAAAGCGCACCCCTCCGACTTCGGCATCAGTGTCAGCTGTCAGGAGAGGAACATAGAAAATCTGGCAGACGTGGTTCCCAGGCCAGCGAATGCAAAGAAGCTACACCTGAGTGGTAATTATATTAGAGATATCAGCCCGTCTGATTTTCAGGGTTTTGAAGGTTTAGATCTGTTGCATTTAGGCAGTAATCAAATAGTGACAGTGCAGAAAGGGGTGTTTGCAAATCTGACTAACCTCCGCAGGCTTTATCTAAATGGCAATCAACTCGAGCGCCTATATCCCGAGATGTTCCTTGGGCTCAGTAACCTCCAGTACTTGTATTTGGAATACAATGCCATAAAGGAGGTATTAGCCGGCACATTTGACTCGATGCCAAATCTGCAGCTTTTGTATCTGAACAATAACGTGCTGAGAAGCCTCCCAGCCTACATCTTCGCTGGCGTCTCCCTGGCCAGACTGAATCTGAAGAACAATCACTTCATGAGTCTGCCTGTGAGTGGCGTCCTCGACCAGCTCAGATCCCTCACTCAGATCGACCTGGAAGGCAATCCCTGGGAGTGCACGTGTGATTTAGTGGCTTTGAAGCTGTGGCTGGAGAAGCTGAACGATGGTATCGCTGCCAAGGAGGTCCAGTGCGCCTCCCCTGTTCAGTTCTCCAACATCGAGCTGCGCCTGCTGAAAAACGAGATCCTGTGCCCCAAGCTCGTCGCCAGGCCCCCTTTCGTCAAGACCAGCCCCCCCTCCGCGGTCACCTCCATGTCCCCGGCCGGCGTGGGCAAGGCGCCCCCCGGTGGCCCCGTCCCGCTCTCCATCATGATCCTCAGCATTCTGGTGGTGCTGATCCTCACCGTCTTCGTGGCCTTCTGCCTTCTCGTCTTCGTGCTGCGGCGGAACAAGAAGCCGACGGGCAGGCACGAGGGCCTGGGCAGCCAGGAGTGCGGCTCCATGCAGCTCCACCTGAGGAAGCACGACCACAAGGGCGGCAAGAAGGACGACCTGGGCGGCGAGACCTTCATCCCGCAGACCATCGAGCACATGAGCAAGAGCCACACCTGCGGGATGCGGGACTCCGAGTCCGGCATGAAGTTCGCCGACTCCCAGCGGGGGAAGATCATCCTGAGGAACAGCGCTGACAAGGACAAGGACTCGTTGCACACgctggaccccaggaagaggcTGAGCACCATCGACGAGATGGACGAGTTTCTACCAGGGAGGGAGTCCAACATGTTCATCCAGAACTATTTGGATAACAAAAAGGACTTCAACAGTATAGGGGTGAGCGGGTTCGAGATCCGCTACCCCGAAAAACCGCcggacaaaaaaatgaaaaagtctCTTATAGGGGGCAACCACAGTAAGATAGTGGTGGAGCAACGGAAAAGTGAGTATTTTGAACTCAAAGCGAAGCTTCAAGGAACCCCAGACTATCTGCAAGTGCTAGAGGAACAGACAGCACTGAGTAAAATGTAG